The following are encoded together in the Gilvimarinus sp. DA14 genome:
- a CDS encoding DUF4262 domain-containing protein — MDKVEEKALKDIEECGCHVLHVMQEGEYPRFSYSIGIQRSTGQPELIVTGLKQELAHWIINEYSNRIKAGEIFSPGNFYDGFVGGFDVTFKEVEEKHYQEYFGWAQWLYKGNNFNALQLIYPSKSGVWPWERGAPADFTWFIPRLYAS; from the coding sequence GTGGATAAAGTTGAAGAAAAGGCATTAAAAGATATAGAGGAATGTGGTTGTCACGTTCTTCATGTCATGCAGGAAGGTGAATATCCCCGGTTTTCTTATTCAATTGGTATCCAAAGATCCACCGGCCAACCTGAATTGATTGTTACAGGTTTAAAGCAAGAATTGGCGCATTGGATAATTAACGAATATAGCAACCGCATTAAAGCTGGTGAAATATTCTCTCCTGGCAACTTTTATGATGGGTTTGTTGGTGGCTTCGACGTAACGTTCAAAGAAGTAGAAGAAAAACACTACCAAGAATACTTCGGCTGGGCTCAGTGGCTGTATAAGGGTAATAACTTTAATGCTCTCCAACTAATATATCCTAGCAAGTCTGGAGTTTGGCCTTGGGAAAGAGGTGCCCCAGCCGATTTTACTTGGTTTATACCGAGGTTGTATGCAAGCTAA
- a CDS encoding suppressor of fused domain protein yields the protein MSTEVYDQTNEVRDTLFSSLGNVDPDVIGHMINPAFMGGPQWPSLRQAFSIIRTNKSIKVASNGLSDPFEDMAEPNNGFRLEVIAETAEKLEADIYNTWLFKLVYAISQQAAHSSQIADFVATHGVITMELYAEDCGLEEFQNKNGMVGVILGVESPDMPKTVNFPAEEITLVTVQILTPDELDYVAEKRAEGRKHIHELLQKKGVYHRIELNRKSVLENGSSKWKLWEKS from the coding sequence ATGAGCACTGAAGTTTATGATCAAACTAATGAAGTCCGTGACACTTTGTTTAGCTCATTAGGCAATGTTGACCCTGATGTTATTGGGCACATGATCAATCCAGCGTTTATGGGTGGGCCTCAGTGGCCTTCTCTTCGTCAGGCATTTAGCATCATTCGAACTAATAAAAGTATAAAGGTTGCTAGCAATGGGCTGTCTGATCCCTTCGAAGATATGGCTGAGCCTAATAATGGTTTCAGGTTAGAGGTTATTGCGGAAACGGCAGAGAAGCTTGAAGCTGACATATATAACACTTGGCTGTTTAAGCTAGTTTACGCAATATCTCAACAAGCAGCCCACAGTAGCCAAATAGCGGATTTTGTTGCAACTCATGGTGTCATTACTATGGAGCTATATGCTGAAGATTGCGGCCTTGAAGAGTTTCAGAATAAAAATGGTATGGTAGGGGTAATTCTTGGTGTTGAAAGTCCAGATATGCCAAAAACCGTTAATTTCCCAGCAGAAGAAATTACATTAGTTACGGTTCAAATTCTAACACCTGATGAGCTTGATTACGTGGCCGAGAAAAGAGCTGAAGGTCGGAAACATATACACGAATTACTTCAGAAAAAAGGTGTTTACCATCGTATTGAACTAAACAGAAAATCTGTACTGGAGAATGGTAGTTCCAAATGGAAGCTCTGGGAAAAGAGCTAA
- a CDS encoding DUF2489 domain-containing protein: protein MNHEDYVNKKKKRVIEVAQGMLDGSVDYLEGSIELASLSFQVEAPDNDADFIKFIAIASEIDHLPIGKVRQYWSPNALERNETEIKKSKKWAKEFSLEHCKSLVARYSA from the coding sequence ATGAACCACGAAGATTACGTAAATAAAAAGAAGAAAAGAGTCATTGAGGTGGCGCAAGGTATGCTAGATGGATCTGTTGATTATTTAGAGGGCTCTATTGAGCTAGCTTCATTAAGCTTTCAAGTTGAGGCTCCTGATAACGATGCTGATTTCATTAAATTTATCGCAATAGCTTCTGAAATAGATCATCTTCCGATCGGTAAGGTTAGACAATATTGGTCGCCAAATGCACTCGAGCGTAACGAGACAGAAATTAAAAAATCAAAGAAATGGGCGAAAGAGTTCTCGCTTGAGCACTGTAAATCACTGGTGGCGCGGTATAGTGCTTAA
- a CDS encoding M48 family metalloprotease, which translates to MKRKITCALLSLTLALPIAPASGNDLNLPDFGDTSSGIVSFQEEQRLGELFMRSYRSQIPTSSDPLLIRYLETLIGQLAQHSELRNRNFHLIVAENPTMNAFAAPGNIIGVHTGLFLYSQNEAQLASVLTHELAHLSQRHYARRLEQQRNMTLPFYTALLASLVLAASGSGDGGMAAMAATQAAAADAQLRFSRQNEQEADRLGIETLIQAGYDPYAAADMFEQMLRASRYSRRPPDFLLTHPVTESRVADARARAMRYPRTLKEDSLEFHLMRARVRVLQAESPQRAVQQFTGELEGDSLSDDASRYGLALAYSRAGNASKAREAFAPLWQKDSSRLTYQVMDIDIDIAAKQYDKALEKLQTGLRKLPNYYPFIVRYAEALMDSGRYQSCADYLSQVVRDRDDDPYLWYLLAEVEGLAGDVLGVHEARAEYFIQIGIYDKAIIQLRNALKLTNDNYKTALLTERLRYVEKLRSELNY; encoded by the coding sequence GTGAAACGCAAAATTACCTGTGCACTGCTGTCACTCACTCTCGCACTGCCCATAGCCCCGGCAAGTGGCAACGATTTGAATCTGCCGGATTTCGGCGACACCTCATCGGGTATTGTGTCCTTCCAAGAAGAGCAGCGCCTGGGCGAGCTGTTTATGCGCAGCTACCGCAGCCAGATACCCACGTCATCCGATCCATTGCTGATTCGCTACCTCGAAACCCTGATTGGCCAGCTCGCCCAGCACAGCGAACTGCGCAACCGCAACTTTCACTTAATCGTGGCCGAAAACCCCACCATGAACGCTTTTGCCGCACCGGGCAATATTATCGGCGTGCATACGGGTCTGTTTCTCTATTCACAGAACGAGGCGCAGCTGGCCTCGGTACTCACCCACGAACTGGCCCACTTAAGCCAGCGCCACTACGCGCGCCGTTTGGAGCAGCAGCGCAATATGACCCTGCCCTTTTACACCGCCTTGCTGGCCAGCTTGGTGTTGGCCGCCAGCGGCAGTGGCGATGGCGGTATGGCGGCGATGGCCGCCACCCAGGCAGCGGCGGCCGATGCCCAGCTGCGCTTTAGCCGCCAGAATGAGCAGGAAGCGGACCGCTTAGGTATTGAGACACTGATACAGGCGGGCTATGACCCCTATGCCGCGGCCGATATGTTTGAACAGATGCTGCGTGCATCACGCTACTCGCGCCGCCCGCCCGACTTTTTGCTAACCCACCCGGTTACCGAAAGCCGGGTGGCCGATGCCCGCGCCCGCGCCATGCGCTACCCACGCACCTTAAAAGAGGACAGCCTGGAGTTTCATTTAATGCGCGCCCGTGTTCGCGTGCTGCAAGCCGAAAGCCCGCAGCGCGCGGTGCAGCAATTTACCGGTGAGCTGGAAGGCGACAGTTTATCGGACGACGCCAGCCGCTACGGCCTGGCGCTCGCTTACTCACGCGCGGGCAACGCCAGCAAAGCGCGCGAAGCCTTTGCCCCACTGTGGCAGAAGGACTCGTCGCGCCTGACTTATCAAGTAATGGATATTGATATTGATATTGCCGCCAAGCAATACGATAAAGCCCTGGAAAAACTGCAGACGGGTTTGCGCAAACTACCCAACTACTACCCGTTTATCGTGCGCTACGCCGAGGCCTTGATGGACTCGGGCCGCTACCAGAGCTGCGCCGATTATCTATCGCAAGTGGTGCGCGATCGCGATGACGACCCCTACCTTTGGTATTTACTGGCGGAGGTGGAAGGCCTTGCCGGCGATGTATTGGGCGTGCACGAGGCGCGGGCCGAGTACTTTATTCAGATAGGCATTTACGATAAAGCGATTATTCAGCTGCGCAACGCCCTGAAACTGACCAACGATAACTACAAAACCGCACTGCTAACCGAAAGGCTGCGCTACGTCGAGAAACTAAGGTCCGAGCTGAATTATTAA
- the yciH gene encoding stress response translation initiation inhibitor YciH yields MSKNSRLVYSTDQGRIKEQQPEPEAPSGDGIVRIWRESKGRGGKVVSAVKGLPLQGAELKALAKKLKQACGTGGAVKDGVIEIQGDHRDTLKAALEKAGYQVKLAGG; encoded by the coding sequence ATGAGTAAAAACTCCCGCCTGGTTTACTCCACCGACCAGGGCCGCATTAAAGAGCAACAACCCGAACCCGAAGCGCCCAGCGGTGACGGCATTGTGCGCATCTGGCGCGAGAGCAAAGGTCGCGGCGGCAAAGTGGTCAGCGCCGTAAAAGGACTGCCCCTGCAAGGCGCTGAATTAAAAGCCCTGGCGAAAAAACTCAAACAGGCCTGCGGCACTGGCGGCGCCGTAAAAGATGGTGTGATTGAAATTCAGGGCGACCACCGCGACACACTAAAAGCGGCGCTGGAAAAGGCGGGCTATCAGGTCAAGCTGGCTGGCGGCTAA
- a CDS encoding serine hydrolase domain-containing protein encodes MTDIEIRGRWQPGAEALVEAFRQNFTEFDEQGAALSVYRRGEPLLSVCAGTRDRGAIEPWCEDTCVNVFSAGKPLVAAVILRLVQRGLLRLDAPVGDYWPEFASRGKEAITLRQILNHTSGLSAFHPRVKDPVIYDFPGIEGLLAYETPWWEPGTKQGYSPFLYGWILATLACKAVGAGRAVGAASYAEVFQAEVVEPLGLNAFCGVPAERQGALADVAPLKKPLGSLGSASEGANSAALGQLMKADPRGVTNRAFTNPMTLMNSTNTEAWRSACIPAANCHTDAKSLARFYDALLHRSDWLGQDTLGELGAESSSAKDAVLGVPLRFGLGVMLSRDVDDCRYGSMQGFGHPGAGGSLGYADPHRGIGFGYVTARLGQSLLIDARAQRLIAAIDRIEV; translated from the coding sequence GTGACGGATATTGAAATCAGAGGGCGGTGGCAACCGGGTGCCGAGGCGCTGGTAGAGGCTTTTCGGCAAAACTTTACCGAGTTTGATGAGCAGGGTGCGGCCCTGTCGGTTTACCGGCGCGGTGAGCCTTTGCTGAGTGTGTGTGCCGGTACCCGCGATCGAGGCGCTATCGAGCCCTGGTGCGAGGATACCTGCGTCAATGTGTTTTCGGCGGGTAAGCCTTTGGTGGCCGCCGTGATCCTGCGCCTGGTGCAGCGGGGCTTGTTACGCCTTGACGCGCCTGTGGGGGATTACTGGCCCGAATTTGCCAGCCGCGGTAAAGAAGCCATTACCCTGCGTCAGATACTGAATCACACCAGCGGGTTGAGCGCTTTTCATCCGCGGGTGAAAGACCCGGTGATTTACGATTTCCCCGGCATCGAAGGGTTGCTGGCCTATGAGACGCCCTGGTGGGAGCCGGGCACAAAGCAGGGCTACTCGCCGTTTTTATATGGCTGGATTCTTGCGACTCTTGCTTGTAAAGCTGTGGGCGCTGGCAGGGCAGTAGGCGCGGCTAGCTACGCCGAGGTGTTTCAGGCTGAAGTTGTCGAGCCGCTGGGCCTAAACGCCTTTTGCGGTGTGCCCGCCGAGCGCCAAGGTGCGCTTGCCGATGTCGCGCCACTGAAAAAGCCATTGGGCAGTTTGGGCTCGGCCAGCGAGGGGGCTAACAGCGCTGCCCTGGGGCAGCTGATGAAGGCGGACCCACGCGGTGTCACCAATCGCGCGTTTACCAACCCGATGACCTTGATGAACAGCACCAACACTGAGGCTTGGCGCAGCGCCTGTATTCCGGCGGCCAACTGCCATACGGATGCAAAATCTCTGGCGCGTTTTTACGATGCGCTGCTACACCGCAGTGACTGGCTGGGACAAGACACCCTGGGCGAGCTTGGCGCCGAGTCCAGCAGCGCCAAGGATGCGGTGCTGGGCGTTCCCTTGCGCTTTGGCTTGGGTGTGATGCTGTCGCGGGATGTGGACGATTGCCGTTACGGCAGTATGCAGGGTTTTGGGCACCCGGGGGCGGGCGGCAGCCTGGGCTACGCCGACCCGCACAGGGGTATTGGTTTTGGTTATGTCACCGCAAGGCTCGGCCAAAGCCTGCTGATTGACGCCAGGGCGCAGCGACTTATCGCCGCAATTGATCGCATAGAGGTATAA
- a CDS encoding SlyX family protein: protein MSTEIEDLQSRLAFQEDTLSELNAIVARQDRQIEALTDALTRLAKKLDDMAYDAQQSTATAASEVPPHY, encoded by the coding sequence ATGAGCACAGAAATTGAAGATTTACAGAGCCGTTTAGCGTTTCAGGAGGACACCTTGAGCGAATTAAACGCGATTGTCGCACGCCAGGATCGCCAGATAGAAGCGCTTACCGATGCGCTGACGCGTCTGGCTAAAAAGCTGGACGACATGGCTTACGATGCACAGCAGAGTACAGCGACTGCGGCGAGTGAGGTCCCGCCGCATTACTAA
- a CDS encoding energy transducer TonB has product METSLVYSFFDTALKVGLGAVVAVATQWWWSRRNQNPGPRSLREQKRLDVLEETSNFVGKVTHCFSKYASLATESVEFGERWPAERKMELAQVSEELVASFQKMADAEAKLLMLGEKNLERSLKIYAGQIVAFRRQVYAGRKDITSEQATALRQGVLQARESFYDMLSRKYDKVLSGTG; this is encoded by the coding sequence ATGGAAACCAGCTTGGTCTACTCATTTTTCGACACTGCCCTAAAAGTAGGCCTTGGCGCCGTTGTCGCCGTTGCCACCCAGTGGTGGTGGAGCCGGCGCAACCAAAATCCGGGGCCGCGCTCGCTGCGCGAACAAAAACGCCTGGATGTCCTGGAAGAAACCTCGAATTTCGTCGGCAAGGTCACCCACTGCTTCAGCAAATACGCCTCGCTCGCCACCGAATCGGTAGAGTTCGGCGAACGCTGGCCCGCCGAGCGCAAAATGGAGCTGGCGCAAGTAAGCGAAGAGCTGGTAGCCAGCTTTCAAAAAATGGCCGACGCCGAAGCCAAACTTTTAATGCTGGGTGAAAAAAACCTGGAGCGCAGTTTAAAGATTTACGCCGGACAAATCGTCGCCTTCCGCCGCCAGGTATACGCCGGGCGTAAAGACATCACCAGCGAACAGGCCACCGCCCTGCGTCAGGGAGTGCTGCAAGCGCGGGAGAGTTTTTACGATATGTTGAGCCGGAAGTACGACAAGGTTTTGTCGGGAACAGGTTAG
- a CDS encoding phosphoribosylglycinamide formyltransferase gives MKVVSFLASHGGSSAKKIIEATEAGVLNARIGVIITNNKNSEIYEWCIENNIPVAHISGNTHPDELLKDLAIKFALEEAKTDIVVLSGYMKKIGSATLNRFNGKILNIHPSLLPKHGGKGLYGDRVHRSVLESGDEVSGATVQIINEEYDEGPIVFQKSVPVLRGDTIESLKSRVQGIEGELYIQAIASLTQ, from the coding sequence ATGAAGGTTGTTAGCTTTTTAGCTTCGCACGGGGGAAGTTCGGCGAAGAAAATTATCGAAGCTACTGAAGCTGGAGTGTTGAATGCTCGAATTGGCGTGATTATTACCAACAATAAAAATTCAGAAATATATGAGTGGTGCATAGAGAATAACATTCCAGTTGCTCACATTAGCGGGAATACTCATCCCGACGAGCTTTTGAAAGACTTAGCAATAAAGTTCGCGTTAGAAGAAGCCAAAACTGACATTGTAGTTCTTTCCGGTTACATGAAAAAAATTGGCTCAGCAACATTGAACCGCTTTAATGGAAAAATTCTTAACATCCATCCTTCATTATTACCTAAGCATGGAGGCAAAGGACTGTATGGTGACAGAGTTCATAGGTCGGTACTGGAGTCCGGGGATGAGGTGTCAGGAGCTACGGTACAGATCATCAATGAGGAATATGATGAAGGTCCAATTGTTTTTCAGAAAAGTGTACCAGTCCTGCGTGGAGACACCATAGAAAGCCTGAAGTCTAGAGTCCAAGGTATCGAGGGTGAATTATATATACAAGCAATTGCGTCTTTGACCCAATAA
- a CDS encoding cytochrome c: MLFLALALFALAGCEPSTSDADAGPVDPVAMGAKKARACIGCHGPKGVSRVASYPSLAGLDEDYMVEQLQLFKSQQRQNPMMNAMAVNLSETDMQHLAAYFAAQPSPGGDR, encoded by the coding sequence ATGCTGTTTCTTGCCCTGGCTTTGTTTGCTTTGGCCGGCTGCGAACCATCGACTTCTGATGCGGATGCCGGGCCGGTCGATCCTGTCGCCATGGGGGCAAAGAAAGCCCGCGCTTGTATCGGTTGTCACGGTCCCAAAGGCGTGTCACGGGTTGCGTCTTACCCGTCTCTGGCGGGGTTGGATGAAGACTATATGGTCGAGCAGCTCCAGCTTTTTAAATCCCAGCAGCGACAAAACCCGATGATGAACGCCATGGCAGTCAATTTAAGTGAGACTGATATGCAGCATCTAGCGGCTTATTTTGCCGCCCAGCCAAGCCCCGGGGGTGACCGGTGA